GGCTCAGGTATCCttttcaaatttacttttttgtacacaacattttaaaattctCCCTCACCTGTTGAAGaacattttcttctccttgGTTATTCTAATCATGGTTGCTGTATTTATTGGCAATAACCAAATTCTTTGCAATTTCTGTTCTCATGTTGAAAAATTGttcaatccttttcttttgggcAATGTTTGCAAGTATAGATACGTTGCCTGAAAAAGCCTCGGATATATGACTCGTTGTTTTGTGGTTGAGAATCTGGAAACAAAGTTTCGGCTTCCATTTGCAGTCTATTGTCTCGTTTTTTCATGTAATGTACCCAAGATCAGAGCTGCAAGTTCAAGGGTGACTGGTGATGAAAGCTTCATTGGAATTTGGAAACCTAGTTTCAAGGACTTGCAACTGATTGGCCAAACAGTAACTTAAGGTGGGCTGTTGTTGGAATTTGAATCAATGTAGAGAATGCTTTTCTTATCAAATCACTAAAGTGTACTGATAAATATTTCATCAGTACTGTCCGTACAGTAAGTACTAACTAGCACGGTGGCTGTGTTGAATCCTTTTTGCCGGGGGCTACATATCCAATCACAAACTATATAATGAACTGTTCATCAAACCGTcaccttaagtttttttttattattcttttatgttttttggggGGCCAAATCTCATAGCAATGGCACCTTTTCTCCTTTTATATGAATGAAAGAATTCATTAGTAAGAAAAAGAAGTGTTAAAATAGAGAGCTCACGTTGCTTACAAATTAAtactaaaaggaaaagaatcaaagaaaaacTCAAATTCTGCTAAAAGACTGATGAAACAATCAACCAACCCCAGCAAGCAACGTTGCTGGTGAAATTTCACCATATTAGAATTGTGAAGAACTTCATGCAGTAACTCGGAGTCTGGACAACACAAACAATTTGGTTGACCAAAGCCCACAGGAAGGCCACCTTATCAAATTGTTCAAATTAAAGCATCAAAGAATTTATTGGAGAACAACGAGCCAGACTCGTAACTGGTATTTCATCATGTGGCtttgttcttttaatatttctatAACAGATTTAGCCGTCAACTGAGGGGATGTAGCTCAGATGGTAGAGCGCTCGCTTAGCATGCGAGAGTAGATCGATACCCCGCATCTCCATTTTTTCTTGGCCATGATTCAgctgtattttgttttatcgtGCTAGTGTGTGAAGTTATACCCTTAGGAAGAGACATAAACAAGCCATTACTCTGATTTTGCTACGCCCTACATTTCACAGTAATTGACAGCAATTCAACCATCGATTGGATCATTCTCAGAGATGTTAATTAGAGAAATGTATCTAGACAGTTGTGCCTCTTTTTTCCCGTGGCAGACTCTGTTTATTGTCTTCCTTCACACATAATTGTATGTTTCAACAAGTGTTACAGGCTGGTAGCGAGTTCAACTATTCTTCTTCATGACAGGCTTGACAAGGAGGAACCCTAGTAATCACGCCCCAGAGAAGGCCAAGTAGTAAGAACTCGCCCCGGAGCTAGTCTTACAAGGAGCAGCCCTAAACGCCGCTGATCAATGCTTTCCGATTCCAGTCTGCCTGACAAGGGTCAACTTCTTCTACATCTGCGTAACTAGTTGAGGAAACCGTACATCTTTCTTTGATTCATCATTGGCAGTCTTCATGTTTAAAATGGGTGAAGAAAGAATTCAACATATGAAAATCATAGTTCAATTCACCTGGTCTTGCAAACTTTTGCCTTGATCAGAAACCataaggaaaaattaaaacctcGATATGATCGTTTATAAGCATTGTGTTTGGAACTTTGAAGTTTACTAAAATATGAGATTAGTTTTATAATTACCATTCTTGATCCATAAGCATTTCATCTGTCAGTCCAATCTCCTTTAGCTCTTCTTCAGTGTGATGCATCAATAAGCTGTACCTATAAAATATCGAATTGTGTGCAAAATACTTCGTCAGGTGTCCCCCCCTAAACTCAAATCTGCGTATCAGAAATGCAGAAGACAACAAGAATTACCTTCCACCAAAGCCTCTCTCCATGACGACCATTCCTCCATTCCCAAAGTTATGGAGTTTCTCATATTGCTCCACAGTCCATTTATACCACCTCATTAGAAACACACGAAGTGTGAGACCATGAGAAACTATCACTAAGTTCATGTTCGGACTTTGCTCGCCGGGAGGCTGAAAGCGTCCTATATCAATGTCTGCTCTGAGTGTTTCTCTGAATCCTGTTTCATTAACACTGCATAGCATCAAaatgctttatttttctcttcgcGACTGAGAAAGGCAAAGATATCAGACAAACCTGTGATTCTATCATAAACATCAGCTGCCGATTCTCCATTGGGAAATCGGAAAAAGAATCGACCATAGAGCATTCGAATAGCCTTTTCAGCTCTCATCCTCTCTCTATCCTGAAAATTGCCtttcaagaaaaacaagaacaggATTTATTTAGGCAGATTGTATTAGCATTCAATAAATACCCTGTTTTACACATGAACTGGCAGGCTTGAATGGTTTTTTCCACTTTGCATGTACTCTCTTTTCTGCTTCCAATCATTGGCCTAATACAGTGTCCGAAGGAACTTACCGAAATCTTGCTCGCGCAGACGAGGCTCTTCTCTCATACCGGCAATTCTTGAGCGCTCAAATGCTCTGGCCAAATTCTGTAATGTTTCACGAGTCCTTTTATATGGTGACACGTAGAAGTAAACCTTCCAATCATCAGCCTCATCTTTCTCTATCATCTCCCTGATTCTCTTACCACATTCTTCAGCCTGAGCCTTTCCTTTCTCAGTGAGGGCGATCTTCGGATCAGCGATCCTTGTATAGACACTCTCATCGACATTTCCTTGGCTTTGTCCATGCCGAACCAGTATTATCCGGCGAGGCCTGGGAGGAAGATTACTTGACGGTTGTTTTTGAAGACTCTTTTCGGGAAAACTGGCCTTCCCATTTGTAGAAAGTTCAATGCTCTCATCCTGGGTTTTACAGCATTGGATGAAACTTGATTTAATCAGTTTTCGCGGCGGAAATAGCAGTGATGAAGCTGGGGGGGTTGTGAGGGAATGTATGGCCATTGCTTGAGAAGCAACAAAACatatgataaagaaaatgaaataaaattaggtGAAACATGTCTAATTGAATCATGTTTCCTGCGAAATCTTGACCTGTATACTGTTCTACGAGCATGCTACTGCTACATGGCTATCCTGAAACATGTCAAATTTCATTTTCAGCTTGCGGAGAGGACCACAAAAAACGAACGGTTCAGACAGAAATGTGGGGGCCCAAGCACCTTGTATTTGTGGGCTATATTTTCTCTTGTGACACCATTGTTTTCATGTCGCGCCATCTTTTTCTTGTTCCATTAATAGCGTGTTgtgtttttactgtttttttccGATGGCTATGCGTTTCGGTTTTAATAAAAAGGGaccccctttttctttttgttattttgtgaaTAGTTCATgataaacacaaacaaaagaGGGAGGAGATAAAGTGAATTGAGtcattgaaattaaaatgtgtTTAATAATACGGTTAGGATGTGAAAAAACTACAAGCTTTTTCTGCAAGCGCCACTGTAGTTGTTtgccaaaattttattttgtttttgttaaaattattttttgtattttttaaaattgttttattacaacgatgtcaaaaaataaattttaaaaaactaaaaaaaattatttttatatatttttaaataaaaatatattttagaaacaatCGCTACCACAATATTAAACACACTCATGAAGTCTCAAAAGCCCAGCACCATAACAAACCAGCTCAAACTTAGgtacttttcttttattgagtGTTTGTTATTGCGGTGtggtcaagtttttttttttttaaaaaattaaatttaatatttttaaattgtttcaatgcgttatgttaaaaataaattttaaaaaataaaaataaattattttaatatatttttaaacgaaaaataacaaatatcatgatataaaatactattttagaGGCCATTTAATAATACAACCAAAACATcatttgtccaaaaaaaaactttttacttaaaatgaattatttatatatttttaattattttaatatattaatattaaaaatatttttttaaaagatattattttaatatattttttaaaaaatattttaaattataatctttATTACACTCTCATACTAATCATAATGTATGTGCGTGTGTGTAGCGGGTCAAATGCGTTTCACTTGTGTGATGGCTATTCCATTAATTGTGTGGTCAAGGTGTTGCCTTTCGTGTCAGTTACGCTGTCcacttgtttttatctttactaataataatagcacTTGCCCGCCGGACAcaccaatttttttgttttacatcacaaaaataaaattgtaaacatTCTCTTCaaccataaataataaaaaatttgattgggtgcaaaatagtttttttacatgtttaataaaataagttcagaattatatatatatatataaaaatataaaaaataacactaattatatattaaattaataagttaagataaaaatacatattaaaatatatgagtgagaagctcttcaaaatattttttatttagtaatataataataaaattatgtctTATAAGAAAAGTATCAATTTCAActccattgaaaaaaataattttctatataattcttgcttttcttatcaatatagtttttcattaaaaaaatcatatttttatattgatttttttatatgataagaCTCAAAAGCAATATACAAGGATAAAAACAATCTGTAAGAACTAAGTGAATCTAAATAAATAtaccaattgaaaaaaataaaacttccaTTCTCAATAATATCATATCCGTATTTTCACAATCTTAACTAAGTTTAAGATTTGAAATGtagaaatttaattgaaaaagaaatcattcAGGAGCTAAATTATTGTCAAATACGAGGATAAAAGGACTCGATTAAGGacttttttgtaagaaaaataatatgtgCTTGTGTGTATCAAAATAGAATCTTTAAGAAATCTTAAGAACCAAGATGTATATCAGCGAAAACAATAATATAGACGGGACAGCATCAGGAACCCATTGTTTGTCCTTCGCCAATTTCTTCTTAGAATTTGGGCCAATAAGCGATAAATGTCTCTGTCATAAGGCCCGAAAAAATTTGGGCCATTAGTTATGATCAGTTGTTAAGAATACGAGTCCAGCTACAACGATTTGGGCTTTAAGCATATTTTTCGAATACTGCTTGAGGTTGGGCATGAGTAACGCCCAAAATATCCAAtccaatatatttatattgatttgtAAGCTTCGAATAAGCTCATTCATAATTCATGAATGGATCCAAAAGGCCCTCATACTATATTATGTTTCTTAGATTTCGGGATTATTTTCGATTTACACGTTATCAAGTAATTATGAACTTGAATTTAGCTACCAAAAAGATTAATGCTCTtgaaaatttcatatttttccatCAAATTTCATAAAGCAAAGTAATTAAAATGGTGATTGATGAACTTGATCTCTTTAAGAGATGTTCGTCCAAATTACTCATCATAAAGGATGGTTAATGCTATGATGTCCTAGAGTGTAAGCCCTCGTGTGTATTCATATAAAACATAGAGAGAAGCTGGCCCGTTTTATAAGATTTCTTAGGGTTCAATTCAACCGTAACCATCCTTATTTCTAGATTTGATTAGCCAAAAAAGGTGGTCGCTGACAAAGGTTGTCGTTTGAGGAAAGAgcatggaaaaagaaagaaattggtgATTTGATTTTAACGGTTGACTTTAATttactattatattttaattgggGTTAATATATATTGATGCACATAGGTGATTTGAGgagaaatttatatatacacgATCCCTCTTGCGGTTTCTCATGTTCTTTCTCCCAATATCATATAATATTTCGAGATTGTCTTTTAGCTTGGCAAATATGGGattgtgattttctttgaacCTTCTTCAGTCTTAAACC
This region of Populus alba chromosome 3, ASM523922v2, whole genome shotgun sequence genomic DNA includes:
- the LOC118028439 gene encoding phosphoglycerate mutase-like protein AT74H isoform X1, yielding MAIHSLTTPPASSLLFPPRKLIKSSFIQCCKTQDESIELSTNGKASFPEKSLQKQPSSNLPPRPRRIILVRHGQSQGNVDESVYTRIADPKIALTEKGKAQAEECGKRIREMIEKDEADDWKVYFYVSPYKRTRETLQNLARAFERSRIAGMREEPRLREQDFGNFQDRERMRAEKAIRMLYGRFFFRFPNGESAADVYDRITGFRETLRADIDIGRFQPPGEQSPNMNLVIVSHGLTLRVFLMRWYKWTVEQYEKLHNFGNGGMVVMERGFGGRYSLLMHHTEEELKEIGLTDEMLMDQEWQKFARPGELNYDFHMLNSFFTHFKHEDCQ
- the LOC118028439 gene encoding phosphoglycerate mutase-like protein AT74H isoform X2 encodes the protein MAIHSLTTPPASSLLFPPRKLIKSSFIQCCKTQDESIELSTNGKASFPEKSLQKQPSSNLPPRPRRIILVRHGQSQGNVDESVYTRIADPKIALTEKGKAQAEECGKRIREMIEKDEADDWKVYFYVSPYKRTRETLQNLARAFERSRIAGMREEPRLREQDFGNFQDRERMRAEKAIRMLYGRFFFRFPNGESAADVYDRITGFRETLRADIDIGRFQPPGEQSPNMNLVIVSHGLTLRVFLMRWYKWTVEQYEKLHNFGNGGMVVMERGFGGRYSLLMHHTEEELKEIGLTDEMLMDQEW